Proteins encoded in a region of the Planococcus citri chromosome 1, ihPlaCitr1.1, whole genome shotgun sequence genome:
- the LOC135834481 gene encoding vitellogenin receptor-like isoform X1: MCMCEKIPTRFWRLSVLMRIFAIFCLLVFCVVNAESVKNPPRFYLPGEENENVDGQNNEYSPMKQDCSVHNGQFLCKDTEKCIDLSEACDDECDCFDCSDESALCWEYNEILCQSCDHLCFPSPHGSVCLSSNNTRKSSPLLVDLRECGPDAVCDQKCVMYEGIERCSCRENYRAKPETKGRECMSDVSYENLLLYSTDSEIKLYNFTTNEAPVIREDVNCQGLAASGDYYYYGTAKNRTAHLHKTRWMTGETDLIIETCTDSSMVYSIDVDWITGNIYFSTDQCLGVCSEEEFCTIITPLSWFDTRHLGLAPRSGLLFYSAGTIYDSDNLCQIIRTWMDGRDTTIIYDGNLHHPMALTVDELSETVLWMDANLGEIHSIQFDGQNWMKNS; this comes from the exons ATGTGTATgtgtgaaaaaatacctacaagaTTTTGGCGTTTATCAGtattgatgagaatttttgcgatattttgtctactcgtattttgtgtCGTAAACGCGGAGTCTGTAAAGAATCCTCCTCG ATTTTACCTACCTGGCGAAGAAAACGAAAATGTCGATGGACAAAACAACGAATATTCACCAATGAAACAGG ACTGTTCAGTCCACAATGGCCAATTCTTGTGCAAAGATACGGAGAAATGCATCGACTTATCAGAAGCGTGCGACGATGAATGCGATTGCTTCGACTGTTCAGATGAAAGTGCCCTGTGTTGGGAATATA ATGAAATTCTATGTCAGTCGTGTGATCATTTGTGCTTTCCTTCCCCGCATGGCTCGGTGTGTTTGAGTAGCAACAATACTCGCAAATCCAGTCCATTACTCGTAG ATCTCCGAGAATGTGGTCCGGATGCAGTTTGTGATCAAAAATGTGTCATGTATGAAGGAATAGAACGATGCTCATGCAGAGAAAATTATCGAGCGAAGCCGGAAACCAAGGGGCGAGAATGCATGAGCGATG tatcttACGAAAATCTTCTCCTGTATTCGACGGATAGTGAAATTAAACTGTACAATTTCACTACCAATGAGGCTCCGGTGATCCGGGAAGATGTCAATTGCCAAGGATTAGCCGCATCTggtgattattattattatggtaCCGCTAAAAACCGAACCGCTCATTTACATAAAACAAGGTGGATGACTGGTGAGACGGATTTGATCATTGAAACAT GTACAGATTCATCTATGGTATATTCCATCGATGTTGATTGGATCACTGGTAACATATATTTCTCAACTGATCAGTGCCTTGGAGTTTGCTCCGAAGAAGAATTTTGTACCATAATTACACCTTTATCTTGGTTTGATACGCGCCATCTTGGTTTAGCTCCACGTtcagg gcTGTTATTTTATTCAGCGGGAACAATATATGACTCAGATAACCTATGCCAAATTATTAGAACGTGGATGGATGGACGTGATACGACAATTATCTATGACGGAAATCTACATCATCCAATGGCATTGACTGTAGATGAATTATCGGAGACAGTTCTTTGGATGGATGCTAATCTCGGGGAAATTCATTCGATACAGTTTGATGGGCAAAACTGGATGAAGAATTCATAA
- the LOC135834481 gene encoding vitellogenin receptor-like isoform X2, which produces MCMCEKIPTRFWRLSVLMRIFAIFCLLVFCVVNAESVKNPPRFYLPGEENENVDGQNNEYSPMKQDCSVHNGQFLCKDTEKCIDLSEACDDECDCFDCSDESALCWEYNEILCQSCDHLCFPSPHGSVCLSSNNTRKSSPLLVDLRECGPDAVCDQKCVMYEGIERCSCRENYRAKPETKGRECMSDVSYENLLLYSTDSEIKLYNFTTNEAPVIREDVNCQGLAASGDYYYYGTAKNRTAHLHKTRWMTGETDLIIETCTDSSMVYSIDVDWITGNIYFSTDQCLGVCSEEEFCTIITPLSWFDTRHLGLAPRSGGNNI; this is translated from the exons ATGTGTATgtgtgaaaaaatacctacaagaTTTTGGCGTTTATCAGtattgatgagaatttttgcgatattttgtctactcgtattttgtgtCGTAAACGCGGAGTCTGTAAAGAATCCTCCTCG ATTTTACCTACCTGGCGAAGAAAACGAAAATGTCGATGGACAAAACAACGAATATTCACCAATGAAACAGG ACTGTTCAGTCCACAATGGCCAATTCTTGTGCAAAGATACGGAGAAATGCATCGACTTATCAGAAGCGTGCGACGATGAATGCGATTGCTTCGACTGTTCAGATGAAAGTGCCCTGTGTTGGGAATATA ATGAAATTCTATGTCAGTCGTGTGATCATTTGTGCTTTCCTTCCCCGCATGGCTCGGTGTGTTTGAGTAGCAACAATACTCGCAAATCCAGTCCATTACTCGTAG ATCTCCGAGAATGTGGTCCGGATGCAGTTTGTGATCAAAAATGTGTCATGTATGAAGGAATAGAACGATGCTCATGCAGAGAAAATTATCGAGCGAAGCCGGAAACCAAGGGGCGAGAATGCATGAGCGATG tatcttACGAAAATCTTCTCCTGTATTCGACGGATAGTGAAATTAAACTGTACAATTTCACTACCAATGAGGCTCCGGTGATCCGGGAAGATGTCAATTGCCAAGGATTAGCCGCATCTggtgattattattattatggtaCCGCTAAAAACCGAACCGCTCATTTACATAAAACAAGGTGGATGACTGGTGAGACGGATTTGATCATTGAAACAT GTACAGATTCATCTATGGTATATTCCATCGATGTTGATTGGATCACTGGTAACATATATTTCTCAACTGATCAGTGCCTTGGAGTTTGCTCCGAAGAAGAATTTTGTACCATAATTACACCTTTATCTTGGTTTGATACGCGCCATCTTGGTTTAGCTCCACGTtcagg CGGGAACAATATATGA